In one window of Corynebacterium incognita DNA:
- a CDS encoding copper chaperone PCu(A)C, with protein sequence MIQPALTKSRAVTTAATALIASAALVLASCSTDGANEAGGTSEANNASEVATAGESAAADSSSESTAEAVTLKDGVVRAKGKDKDMTAIFGTLENHTDADIELKGFETDLDAKMNQVHEVVDGQMREVKEPLVIPAQGSVELKPGGHHLMLMGIKDEIKAGDKVQLTLELGDGSKVEVADVAVRSMGAGDESYGDIEGEHAGHGGHSDHGGADASHSEHTKH encoded by the coding sequence ATGATCCAGCCCGCACTCACCAAGTCTCGCGCCGTCACCACTGCCGCTACCGCTTTGATCGCCAGCGCCGCCTTGGTCCTTGCATCGTGCTCTACCGACGGCGCCAACGAGGCCGGCGGCACTAGTGAAGCGAACAACGCCAGCGAGGTAGCTACCGCGGGTGAGTCCGCGGCAGCTGACTCGTCTTCTGAGTCCACCGCGGAGGCGGTAACTCTCAAGGACGGAGTGGTTCGTGCCAAGGGCAAGGACAAGGACATGACCGCCATCTTCGGCACCCTGGAAAACCACACCGATGCCGACATCGAGCTCAAGGGCTTCGAGACGGATCTCGATGCCAAGATGAACCAGGTGCACGAGGTCGTCGACGGCCAAATGCGCGAGGTCAAGGAACCACTGGTTATCCCCGCTCAGGGCAGCGTAGAACTCAAGCCTGGTGGGCACCACCTCATGCTGATGGGCATCAAGGACGAGATCAAGGCCGGTGACAAGGTACAGCTCACCTTGGAGCTTGGCGACGGCTCGAAGGTCGAGGTCGCGGACGTCGCTGTGCGTTCCATGGGAGCTGGTGATGAGAGCTACGGGGACATTGAGGGCGAGCATGCAGGCCACGGCGGGCACAGCGATCACGGCGGCGCTGACGCCAGCCACAGCGAACACACCAAGCACTAG
- a CDS encoding Dyp-type peroxidase, whose amino-acid sequence MRTEPRQHATWNRRRFLGAAGFGVGVSVGAATLSSCDLAGRPANNAGSVGALTEDSLPAPLAGEIVPFDDVYQAGVATDSQAQLCLVGFDLKKGTSRDDLVNLMSLWTDDARHLCTGEAPLGSLEPELAAIPANLTITCGWGEGAFRVLGASESKPQWLRPVAKFDRDELSDDWGQTDLVLQICADDAGTATHAMRHMVRAGADYATVAWLQQGFSNAHGAKRPGDTPRNLFGQKDGTVNPRQPEEYDAQVWIGADGLGNEEKRPWLEGSTAMVVRRIRMNVDTWEQLDRASRENAIGRTLGSGAPLSNPEGDEFESVNPKAVDKYGLPMVDPNSHVARALPPRGKPEQMLRRRPYSYNLPPTPADAKEGQLSNVGLIFICFQKDPTRQFEPIQKRLDESDLLNTWITHIGSSVYWVPPGTGGDGGSGTYWGQGLVEAVS is encoded by the coding sequence ATGCGTACCGAACCGCGTCAGCACGCCACCTGGAATCGGCGGCGTTTCCTGGGCGCCGCTGGCTTTGGCGTAGGTGTGAGCGTCGGCGCCGCGACACTATCCTCCTGCGACCTGGCAGGACGCCCTGCGAACAACGCGGGATCAGTCGGGGCATTGACGGAAGATTCTTTGCCGGCGCCCTTAGCTGGCGAGATCGTGCCGTTTGATGACGTCTATCAGGCCGGCGTGGCCACCGATTCCCAGGCGCAACTGTGCCTCGTGGGCTTCGATCTCAAGAAGGGCACGAGCCGGGACGACCTCGTCAATCTCATGAGCTTGTGGACGGACGATGCCCGGCACCTTTGTACAGGCGAGGCTCCGCTGGGCAGCCTCGAGCCGGAGCTCGCCGCGATCCCGGCCAACCTGACCATCACCTGCGGGTGGGGAGAAGGGGCGTTCCGGGTTCTCGGGGCGTCGGAAAGCAAACCACAGTGGCTGCGCCCGGTGGCGAAGTTCGACCGCGACGAGCTGAGTGATGACTGGGGGCAGACGGACCTGGTCCTGCAGATCTGTGCCGATGACGCCGGCACCGCAACGCACGCCATGCGCCACATGGTTCGTGCCGGGGCCGACTACGCGACCGTCGCTTGGCTCCAGCAAGGATTTTCCAACGCACATGGAGCCAAGAGGCCAGGAGATACTCCCCGCAACCTCTTCGGCCAAAAGGACGGCACCGTCAATCCCCGCCAGCCCGAGGAATACGACGCGCAGGTGTGGATCGGCGCAGACGGCCTGGGCAACGAGGAAAAGAGGCCCTGGCTCGAAGGCTCAACGGCGATGGTGGTGCGGCGCATCCGCATGAATGTGGACACCTGGGAGCAGCTGGACCGGGCCTCCCGCGAAAATGCCATTGGGCGGACTTTGGGAAGCGGTGCGCCACTGAGCAACCCGGAAGGCGACGAATTCGAGTCAGTCAACCCCAAGGCCGTGGACAAATACGGCCTGCCGATGGTGGACCCCAATTCGCATGTGGCACGCGCGCTGCCGCCGCGAGGTAAGCCGGAGCAGATGCTGCGTCGCCGACCCTACAGCTATAACCTGCCGCCCACACCCGCGGACGCCAAAGAGGGGCAGCTGTCCAACGTCGGATTGATTTTCATTTGCTTCCAGAAGGATCCCACCCGGCAGTTTGAACCCATCCAGAAGCGCTTGGACGAATCCGACCTCCTCAACACCTGGATCACACACATCGGATCGAGTGTCTACTGGGTGCCGCCTGGAACCGGGGGAGACGGAGGTAGCGGCACCTATTGGGGACAGGGCTTGGTAGAAGCGGTATCATAG
- the msrB gene encoding peptide-methionine (R)-S-oxide reductase MsrB — MNTNFKLMADDEWKKRLTAEEFYVLRQAGTEPPHVGEYTNTTTEGVYSCKACGAELFRSTEKFDSHCGWPSFFSPLAGDAIIEREDRSHGMVRTEVVCANCESHLGHVFAGEGYDTPTDLRYCINSISLTLDARPVETDAAEADSREGR; from the coding sequence ATGAACACTAATTTTAAGCTCATGGCCGATGATGAATGGAAGAAGCGGCTCACCGCAGAAGAATTTTACGTACTCCGCCAAGCAGGCACTGAACCGCCGCACGTGGGCGAATACACGAACACCACGACCGAAGGCGTGTACTCCTGCAAGGCCTGCGGCGCCGAGCTGTTCCGATCCACCGAGAAGTTCGACTCGCATTGCGGTTGGCCGTCGTTCTTCTCCCCTTTGGCCGGCGACGCGATCATTGAGCGAGAGGATCGCTCCCATGGAATGGTGCGCACCGAGGTCGTCTGCGCGAATTGTGAGTCCCACCTCGGGCACGTTTTCGCCGGTGAAGGCTACGATACCCCCACTGATCTGCGTTACTGCATCAACTCCATCAGCCTGACCCTCGACGCCCGCCCTGTCGAGACGGACGCCGCAGAGGCAGACTCCAGAGAAGGCCGCTGA
- a CDS encoding glycosyltransferase family 87 protein translates to MTDSRTAPTAAAFVRPAPNAARLANFALWPVAVILVVHRVFILAFNGARTDDFTTVYSAVARFAHGEPVYEQAYNHVDPLYLYNPGATLLLSPLGWVSNPEYARAAFIVTNAAAIIVALGILTKLVDRRLTNPLFPLSIALAFVTEAVQNTLIFSNINGILLLLLVGFLALLNLPQRHYLTPEQGQVHRKRHGRGTWWAGVLIGVAILIKPQFAPLLAIPVVTRQWQALVGGMVVPVALNAIAWPLTPGASDYLDKLVPYLGKVRDYANSSLPGFAEYFAMPRPLYWAIWLGAAAAVAAALLLLLRWKDTDRVMWALTTSGTILVGVFFLSSLGQQYYSMWLFPLIFTVMLPRSVMHSWPAWLATVLTFAPLSWSSDIWPTTGKWLSFFANTLGWGLFIVVIACTAAVWFRLLTSRRIIGRHEH, encoded by the coding sequence GTGACTGATTCCCGGACTGCCCCGACTGCCGCGGCGTTTGTGCGCCCTGCCCCAAACGCCGCGCGCCTTGCCAACTTTGCGCTCTGGCCAGTGGCGGTCATTTTGGTTGTCCACCGGGTGTTCATCCTGGCGTTCAATGGTGCGCGCACCGATGATTTCACAACGGTGTACTCCGCGGTGGCCCGGTTCGCACACGGGGAACCTGTCTATGAGCAGGCCTACAACCACGTCGATCCGCTCTACCTCTACAATCCGGGTGCGACCCTCCTACTGAGCCCGCTCGGCTGGGTGAGTAATCCGGAGTACGCCCGCGCGGCTTTTATTGTGACAAACGCCGCGGCCATCATCGTCGCGCTGGGCATTCTGACCAAGCTCGTGGACCGTCGCCTGACGAACCCGCTTTTCCCACTCAGCATCGCCCTCGCGTTCGTGACGGAGGCGGTGCAGAATACCCTGATTTTCTCCAACATCAATGGCATCTTGCTGTTGCTACTGGTGGGGTTCCTCGCGTTACTCAACCTCCCACAACGGCATTACCTCACCCCGGAGCAGGGCCAAGTTCATCGCAAACGCCACGGCCGTGGCACATGGTGGGCCGGGGTACTCATCGGCGTCGCCATCCTTATCAAGCCCCAATTCGCTCCACTACTAGCGATACCAGTAGTAACTCGGCAGTGGCAGGCCCTGGTCGGCGGCATGGTGGTCCCCGTGGCATTGAATGCGATCGCCTGGCCATTAACCCCAGGAGCATCCGACTACCTGGACAAGCTAGTGCCTTACCTGGGAAAGGTGCGCGACTATGCGAATTCGTCGCTGCCTGGCTTCGCGGAATACTTCGCCATGCCACGACCCTTGTATTGGGCGATCTGGCTTGGCGCCGCCGCCGCGGTGGCCGCGGCCCTGCTCCTACTGCTGCGCTGGAAGGACACTGACCGGGTGATGTGGGCGCTGACCACGTCCGGAACCATCTTGGTGGGTGTATTTTTCCTGTCCTCGTTGGGCCAGCAGTACTACTCGATGTGGCTGTTCCCGCTTATATTCACCGTCATGCTCCCCCGGTCGGTGATGCATTCCTGGCCCGCGTGGCTGGCTACCGTGCTCACTTTTGCACCGCTGAGCTGGTCAAGCGACATCTGGCCTACAACTGGAAAATGGCTAAGCTTCTTCGCCAATACGTTAGGGTGGGGCCTGTTCATCGTCGTGATTGCGTGTACCGCCGCGGTGTGGTTCCGCTTGTTAACGAGTCGGCGTATCATCGGCCGACATGAACACTAA
- the thrS gene encoding threonine--tRNA ligase gives MAELIAPHNVGYEAFEVPAGTPVGVAMKELELPNKGPEAVVVVRDSEGQLKDLSHVPETTGMFTPVAASEEDGRAVIRHSCAHVLAQAVQAEFPGTKLGIGPAIENGFYYDFQTEEPFTPEALKSIEKRMKKIIKTGQRFERGVFVDADAAAEALADEPFKLELIQDKGNVDPDSDEATEVGAGELTYYDNVNPRSGDVEWSDLCRGPHLPTTKYIPAFSLTRSSAAYWRGDQSKAGLQRIYGTAWESKEVLEEYQTLMEEAEKRDHRRLGAELDLFSFPDEIGSGFPVFHPKGGAIRLEMEEHSRRRHIADGYSFVNTPHITKGDLFKKSGHLDFYADGMFPPMQLDGETDAEGNVTKQAQDYYAKPMNCPMHNLIFASRGRSYRELPLRLFEFGTVYRYEKSGVVHGLTRARGFTQDDAHIYCTEDQLEDELTKVLKFIISLLQDYGLDDFYLELSTKDPNKYVGSDDIWEKSTAILERVATNSGLELVPDPAGAAFYGPKISVQARDAIGRTWQMSTVQLDFNLPERFELEYTASDGSKQRPIMIHRALFGSIERFFGVLLEHYAGAFPAWLAPQQVIGIPVADDFIPHLEAITEKLRAKGIRADVDTSDDRMQKKIRNHTTGKVPFMLLAGGRDVEAGAVSFRFLDGTQVNGVPVDEAVNLISTWISERNNAQPSEDTVAALR, from the coding sequence ATGGCTGAACTCATCGCACCTCACAACGTTGGCTACGAGGCCTTCGAAGTGCCCGCCGGAACCCCGGTGGGGGTGGCAATGAAGGAACTGGAACTGCCCAACAAGGGGCCGGAGGCTGTGGTGGTAGTCCGCGACTCCGAGGGCCAGCTCAAGGACCTGTCCCACGTACCGGAGACCACCGGTATGTTCACGCCAGTGGCAGCCAGTGAGGAAGACGGCCGCGCGGTCATTCGCCACTCCTGCGCGCACGTGCTTGCACAGGCCGTGCAGGCGGAGTTCCCGGGCACCAAGCTCGGCATCGGTCCAGCCATCGAGAACGGCTTCTACTACGACTTCCAGACCGAGGAGCCCTTCACCCCGGAGGCTCTTAAGTCCATTGAGAAGCGGATGAAGAAGATCATCAAGACCGGCCAGCGATTCGAGCGCGGGGTCTTCGTTGACGCCGATGCAGCCGCAGAGGCGTTGGCGGATGAGCCGTTCAAACTCGAGCTCATTCAAGACAAAGGCAACGTGGATCCGGACTCTGATGAGGCCACCGAGGTAGGCGCGGGTGAGCTGACCTACTACGACAACGTGAACCCGCGCTCCGGGGACGTAGAGTGGTCCGATCTGTGCCGAGGCCCGCACCTGCCGACCACGAAGTACATCCCGGCGTTCTCCTTGACCCGCTCCTCGGCAGCCTACTGGCGAGGCGACCAATCTAAGGCTGGCCTGCAGCGCATTTACGGAACTGCCTGGGAGTCCAAGGAGGTACTTGAGGAGTACCAGACGCTCATGGAAGAAGCGGAAAAGCGTGATCACCGTCGCCTCGGCGCGGAGTTGGATCTGTTTTCTTTCCCGGACGAGATCGGCTCCGGTTTCCCGGTATTCCACCCGAAGGGCGGCGCCATTCGCTTAGAAATGGAGGAGCATTCGCGCCGCCGCCACATCGCGGACGGCTACTCCTTCGTCAATACCCCGCACATCACCAAGGGTGATCTGTTCAAGAAGTCCGGCCACCTCGACTTCTACGCCGACGGTATGTTCCCGCCCATGCAGCTGGATGGCGAAACCGATGCCGAGGGCAACGTGACCAAGCAGGCGCAGGATTACTACGCCAAGCCCATGAACTGCCCGATGCACAATCTTATCTTCGCCTCCCGTGGACGCTCTTACCGCGAGCTGCCGCTGCGCCTATTCGAGTTCGGTACGGTATACCGCTACGAAAAGTCGGGCGTGGTGCATGGTCTCACCCGCGCTCGCGGTTTCACGCAGGACGACGCCCACATCTACTGCACCGAGGACCAGCTCGAGGACGAGCTCACCAAGGTGTTGAAGTTCATCATCTCCCTGCTGCAGGATTATGGCCTGGATGACTTTTACTTGGAGCTGTCCACCAAGGATCCGAACAAGTACGTTGGCTCGGACGACATCTGGGAAAAGTCCACCGCCATCCTTGAACGTGTGGCCACCAACTCTGGCTTGGAGTTGGTTCCCGACCCGGCCGGCGCAGCGTTCTACGGTCCGAAGATCTCCGTGCAGGCGCGTGACGCTATCGGCCGCACCTGGCAGATGTCCACCGTGCAGCTGGACTTTAACCTTCCGGAACGCTTTGAGCTGGAGTACACCGCCTCCGATGGATCTAAGCAGCGCCCGATCATGATTCACCGCGCGCTGTTTGGTTCCATTGAGCGCTTCTTCGGCGTGCTTCTGGAGCACTACGCGGGCGCCTTCCCGGCGTGGCTGGCACCGCAGCAGGTCATCGGCATTCCGGTGGCGGATGACTTCATCCCGCACCTGGAGGCAATCACTGAGAAGCTGCGCGCCAAGGGCATCCGTGCGGACGTGGATACCTCTGACGACCGCATGCAGAAGAAGATCCGTAACCACACTACGGGCAAGGTGCCTTTCATGCTCCTCGCTGGTGGACGGGACGTGGAGGCAGGCGCGGTATCCTTCCGCTTCCTGGACGGCACCCAGGTCAACGGTGTGCCCGTTGACGAGGCGGTGAACCTCATCTCCACCTGGATTAGCGAACGCAACAACGCCCAGCCGAGCGAGGACACCGTTGCAGCCCTCCGCTAA
- a CDS encoding asparagine synthase-related protein, with product MAAKTGLDMSAEKLGKLPHPSGSPEEYLEDLTEFESWRETAAGITSMPDATAAINEYVRLRLEAIENQRSVGARPILLLSGGLDSIHTLAVAKDVSPDLLAVTWHYSGSKESQYEVDMASRVARILGVEHGICEVDVSHMEQSARNTIHLLGTCEPWEVLAGLILRDIAEWVKSHCKDNKAEEYYFISAAGADVLFMGGKPFTAVESVGETRRRWVLGILAEAGRAFTKERFIPDFYERLLGDQVEHCKVWQTQAALLLALNIDEKLVRGPEFLEDKLVLRHAAQAMGVPPELTQQRKSPMQKSSGGFEALVDVARTRLAREFSGRTYSNPEEEDLELLVSRLVLKNLQNE from the coding sequence ATGGCAGCAAAGACGGGACTGGATATGAGTGCAGAAAAGCTTGGGAAATTGCCCCATCCATCGGGCAGCCCAGAGGAATATCTTGAAGATCTCACAGAGTTTGAGTCTTGGCGTGAGACAGCAGCAGGGATTACTTCGATGCCCGATGCAACGGCGGCAATCAACGAGTATGTCCGCTTACGTTTAGAGGCGATAGAAAATCAGCGATCCGTGGGAGCCCGCCCGATTCTTTTGCTCTCAGGCGGCCTTGACTCGATACATACGTTAGCCGTGGCGAAAGACGTATCTCCGGATCTCCTCGCTGTCACCTGGCACTATTCCGGGTCGAAAGAATCACAGTATGAAGTTGACATGGCGTCGCGAGTAGCGCGGATACTCGGTGTTGAGCACGGCATCTGTGAAGTCGATGTTTCGCACATGGAACAATCCGCGCGAAACACGATTCACCTGTTGGGCACTTGTGAACCGTGGGAGGTGCTGGCGGGTTTAATCCTTCGAGATATCGCTGAATGGGTGAAGAGTCATTGTAAGGACAACAAAGCGGAGGAGTACTACTTCATCTCGGCCGCTGGCGCCGATGTCTTATTCATGGGCGGGAAGCCTTTTACGGCGGTGGAGTCTGTAGGGGAAACGAGGCGGCGTTGGGTTCTAGGGATCCTTGCGGAGGCAGGACGGGCATTCACGAAAGAGCGTTTCATTCCTGATTTCTATGAGCGACTCCTCGGAGATCAGGTAGAGCACTGTAAGGTCTGGCAAACGCAGGCTGCGCTGCTGTTGGCATTAAATATTGACGAAAAGCTTGTGCGAGGCCCCGAATTCCTGGAGGACAAGTTGGTGCTTCGCCACGCTGCGCAAGCGATGGGGGTGCCCCCGGAACTTACTCAGCAACGAAAGAGCCCAATGCAAAAATCCAGTGGGGGGTTTGAGGCGCTTGTCGATGTCGCCCGAACTAGGTTGGCGCGAGAGTTTTCTGGTCGAACCTATTCCAATCCCGAAGAGGAAGATTTGGAGCTTTTGGTCTCTCGATTGGTGTTGAAAAACCTTCAAAACGAGTAA
- the hemQ gene encoding hydrogen peroxide-dependent heme synthase — MSKLDFDKLNKIQQYSQWAVFKVLPGMIDDREAAAKEAQEFFDALGAYGLPADLAEPGVTVRGIYDLSGMRDSADFMIWWHASDFADLQKAFAAFRKDTVLGQNSEPTWIGNALHRPAEFNKSHLPSFIMGEEPANWVSVYPFVRSYDWYIMDDQDRRRILMEHGMAARDYADVRANTVPAFALGDYEWVLAFEAPELHRIVDLMYKMRYTEARLHVREEIPFHTGRRVANLAELIDVLP, encoded by the coding sequence ATGAGCAAGCTTGACTTTGACAAGCTCAACAAAATCCAGCAATACAGCCAGTGGGCGGTATTCAAGGTCCTCCCCGGCATGATCGATGATCGTGAGGCCGCAGCCAAGGAAGCGCAGGAATTCTTTGATGCGCTGGGCGCCTACGGCCTGCCCGCAGACCTGGCAGAGCCGGGCGTCACCGTGCGCGGCATCTACGATCTGTCGGGCATGCGCGATTCCGCAGACTTCATGATTTGGTGGCACGCCAGCGACTTCGCGGACCTGCAGAAGGCTTTCGCTGCCTTCCGTAAGGACACCGTGCTCGGCCAGAACTCGGAGCCGACGTGGATTGGCAATGCACTGCACCGCCCTGCCGAATTCAACAAGTCCCACCTGCCGAGCTTCATCATGGGTGAGGAACCCGCCAACTGGGTATCCGTGTACCCGTTCGTCCGTTCCTACGACTGGTACATCATGGACGATCAGGACCGCCGCCGCATCCTCATGGAGCACGGCATGGCCGCCCGCGACTACGCGGATGTGCGCGCCAACACCGTCCCGGCTTTCGCGCTCGGCGACTATGAATGGGTGTTGGCGTTCGAGGCGCCGGAGCTGCACCGCATCGTCGATCTGATGTACAAGATGCGCTACACCGAGGCCCGCCTGCACGTGCGCGAAGAAATCCCGTTCCACACGGGCCGTCGAGTAGCGAACCTCGCCGAGCTTATCGACGTCCTGCCTTAA
- a CDS encoding dihydrofolate reductase family protein, with translation MSIASHRVSEPSLSDLLGHENSAPSRGKPWLRAVMAGTINGSATIHGRSKLIGNKLDEELLVALREWADVVLVGASTAIKENYYGIKPGPDGQSPAPLAMVSKSLKFDLDKQLFWNYTTPHIYLVPHDSPALGHSERKDFLAQHGTFVKLSNNDPRTIIETLAKHGFQRILCEGGPTLLGRLISKNLVDQFYLTISPWLTPAVESPLTNFTNESLSSEELPPLALALEGANQSPDSTVFLRYGRTRTP, from the coding sequence ATGTCGATTGCATCGCATCGTGTCAGTGAACCCAGCTTGTCCGATTTGCTAGGCCATGAAAACTCTGCGCCTTCGCGCGGAAAGCCCTGGTTAAGGGCGGTGATGGCAGGAACAATTAATGGCTCAGCTACGATTCACGGCCGCTCAAAACTCATCGGCAACAAACTCGACGAAGAACTACTCGTAGCGCTTCGAGAATGGGCTGACGTCGTACTGGTTGGAGCATCGACCGCAATCAAAGAAAACTACTACGGCATCAAGCCGGGGCCAGACGGTCAAAGCCCAGCTCCGCTGGCGATGGTGAGCAAAAGCCTGAAGTTTGACCTAGACAAGCAATTGTTTTGGAACTACACGACGCCGCACATCTACCTCGTCCCCCATGATTCTCCTGCGCTAGGCCATTCAGAACGCAAAGATTTCCTTGCGCAGCATGGAACTTTTGTGAAGTTAAGTAACAACGACCCCCGAACAATTATTGAGACCTTGGCCAAGCATGGCTTTCAACGCATCTTGTGTGAAGGAGGCCCTACGCTCCTTGGCAGACTCATCAGCAAGAATCTGGTTGATCAGTTTTATCTCACAATTTCACCGTGGTTGACTCCGGCCGTGGAATCACCGCTGACCAACTTCACCAATGAGTCCCTCAGCTCAGAGGAGTTGCCACCGCTTGCACTCGCCCTCGAAGGAGCCAACCAAAGCCCAGACAGCACGGTGTTTCTCCGCTACGGGCGCACCCGCACACCATAG
- a CDS encoding copper resistance CopC family protein: MRKMLRPTTARSSAFTAVGALSASVLLGLGAPTAWAHDSVIGGNITDGQVVEEVPESIILEFSGKPGEGYNTLAITDKDSGEVIVSGEPTLDDRELKLDIPADKEFAPGEYQIGFSIVSSDGHATRGGFSFEVAGDATAATDDTSGASGDSAEESADLAAEDGAGPWPWLLGGAGLLVIIGVGAVVLGKRSMADDIVDKEGLNPPRE; the protein is encoded by the coding sequence ATGCGGAAAATGCTACGCCCCACCACCGCGCGCTCGTCGGCTTTCACAGCCGTGGGAGCACTCAGCGCGAGCGTTCTGTTGGGCCTGGGGGCTCCAACGGCGTGGGCGCACGACTCGGTCATCGGCGGCAATATCACCGACGGTCAGGTTGTGGAGGAAGTGCCCGAGAGCATCATTTTGGAATTTTCCGGCAAGCCAGGCGAGGGCTACAACACGCTCGCCATCACCGACAAGGACAGCGGCGAGGTCATCGTCTCCGGCGAGCCCACCCTGGACGACCGCGAGTTGAAGCTCGATATCCCGGCCGATAAGGAGTTTGCGCCGGGCGAGTACCAGATTGGTTTTTCCATCGTTTCGTCTGACGGGCACGCCACCCGTGGTGGTTTTAGCTTTGAGGTCGCAGGCGACGCGACAGCGGCCACCGACGACACAAGTGGCGCCTCAGGTGACAGCGCGGAAGAGTCTGCTGACCTCGCCGCTGAAGACGGCGCCGGCCCGTGGCCATGGCTGCTCGGCGGAGCAGGCCTCCTCGTCATCATTGGCGTCGGCGCCGTCGTTTTAGGAAAGCGCTCCATGGCCGATGACATCGTCGACAAAGAGGGTCTCAACCCACCGCGTGAATAG
- a CDS encoding DUF3000 domain-containing protein yields MNNSDGTHRNTSGPTSVPNAAGTPTATAEPTNLSARVAARENNRASHAPENADTPEAFTTAVESMHAAQLRPEVSLGTIRPPQRLAPYSHAVGLEISSISEDADIIPTDTEGDAFGRLILLHDPGAEEAWDGAMRLVAYIQADMDSDVAGDPLLPDVAWQWLTEGLADHDAHHTNLGGTVTSTASVRFGEIGGPPRAHQMEMRASWTAESEDLRPHVEAFANVLANVAGLPPEGVTELGR; encoded by the coding sequence GTGAATAACAGCGACGGAACTCACCGCAATACCTCAGGCCCCACCTCCGTACCCAACGCCGCTGGCACCCCCACGGCTACGGCGGAACCCACCAACCTCTCCGCGCGCGTCGCTGCGCGCGAGAACAACCGGGCCTCCCACGCGCCGGAAAACGCCGACACCCCCGAAGCGTTTACCACTGCCGTCGAATCCATGCACGCAGCCCAGCTCCGCCCCGAGGTCTCACTGGGCACCATCCGTCCCCCACAGCGCCTGGCGCCGTACAGCCACGCGGTAGGTCTCGAGATTTCCTCCATTTCGGAAGACGCGGACATCATTCCCACCGATACGGAGGGCGACGCCTTCGGCCGCCTCATTCTGCTTCATGACCCTGGCGCCGAAGAGGCTTGGGACGGCGCCATGCGCTTGGTGGCCTACATCCAGGCTGACATGGATTCTGACGTGGCCGGCGATCCCCTGCTTCCCGACGTCGCGTGGCAGTGGCTCACCGAGGGACTTGCGGACCACGACGCCCATCACACGAACTTGGGAGGCACCGTCACCTCCACCGCCTCCGTGCGCTTCGGCGAAATCGGTGGCCCACCGCGGGCGCACCAAATGGAGATGCGCGCGTCCTGGACTGCCGAGTCGGAGGATCTGCGCCCCCACGTCGAAGCGTTTGCTAACGTCCTGGCCAACGTCGCCGGCCTGCCGCCAGAAGGCGTCACCGAGCTCGGCCGCTAA